The window CACGCGCGCGCCCAGCTCCTCCACCGAAAACGGCTTGACGACATAATCGTCCGCTCCCAGATCAAGACCCGAAATCTTATCTGATTCTTCGGCTTTTCCTGAAAGGATAATTATGGGTATAGCGGTTGTCCTGTCCTTCTCCCGCAATTTTTTGCAAACCTCGAACCCGTTCATGCCCGGCAGCATCAAATCGAGTATTATAAGGTCCGGCAAAGTGTTTTCCAGATAGGCGAACAGGCTTTCCGCGTCATCCATCCCTTTTGCCTTGAAGCCGTCCTTTGTCAGGTACTGGGATACCAGGGACTGTATTTCCTTGTCGTCATCGACTATTGCGATAAGCTTATCTGTCATGATCTCCTCTCGCTCCTATTCCGTTGCCACCGAACCCAAAGCTTCCAGCGCATTGTCGTAATCCGGAGGCGAACTTATCTCTTTTACATACTGGCTGTACGTGACCTTGTTTTCCTTGTTTACAACGAACACAGCGCGGGACAGGAGCCTCAGCTCTTTTATGAGAACGCCATATGCCTTGCCGAATGACGCCTCACGATGGTCGGAATATGTTTTTACCCTCTTGATCTCATAGGTCTGACAGAACCGCTTCTGTGCGAACGGCAGGTCCATGCTTATAAAGAGCACGACTATATCTTTGGAAAGGTTCACCGCTTCGTCATTGAACCTCTTGATCTGAAGATCGCAAACAGGAGTGTCCAGCGAGGGTACAGAAGCGAGCAGCTTGATCTTGCCGGAGAAATCATTCAGGGATACTTCGTTAAGGTCTGAGTCAAGAAGTTTGAACCCGGGAGCATCGTCCCCGGGCTTTATTTCGTCACCAATAAGTGTCAATGGCTGTCCCTTGAAGGTAATTACGTCGCTTCTTTCCATGGCCCTCTCCTTCATTTGCTTGAGATTAATCGATAATATTTATAATATTATACGTAATAATCCCGCAAAAGGGAAATATTTAGACGTGATTTTTAGGCAGCTTTAAGGAATCTTTTTATTCCGGCGTACCGTTTCAGAAGGTCTGCTGTATCGCAGGGCTCGGCATCGGGAAGGAGTTTGAATATAAGGGTCTTACCCTGTCTTGTAACTGATTCGATATTTATCCGCGATAGATCGAGTCCGCTGGACAGACTTTTGAGAGGAGCATTTTCCACGATAGGGTCTTCAAATAACTGTGAAAGGGCCATGGCAACTATTTCCGCCAAGGGATAATACGAGCTGTACGGGAAATCCTCCTCGTCGATATATACCGCTCGCAATCTTGATTCCAGTTCGCAAAGTTCCTGCCTTGAAGTTTCAAGCGCGAACATGAACACTTCAGTATCTTCTTTATCTGCATATTCGCCCAGCAGATCACCCAGCTCTTCGCCGGGAGCGCGGACAATGATCAGGTTCTTGAGTATCCGGGCATATCGTGGATCCTGCTTCAACTTCTCCAGTGAAGAAAAAATACTGACCGGATCGGCAGAGTGGCACGAAGCTATCGTGCTGTCAAATCCCAGAACAAGTTTTCTGTTGAATGTAACAGAAAGCAGCATTTCCACAAGCCCCAGCGAAAGCTGCTGGGGATCGTTAAGCTGCCTAAGAGGAGACGCAACAAGGGTGCGCTCATCCTGGTGGAGTTCACTATCCTTATCCTTCCGAGTTTCCTCAACATCACCGGGAGACATTTGACCGTCGGGCCTTCCTATCCCGGAGGGAAATGCTTTTATGCCATAATTCTGGTTGTCACATCCTCTTACCAGATATTCCCATATCGCGGCTCTTACCTCTCTTTCATTCATGGGAATAAGACTGTACAAGAACCTGAAATACCCGTTTGAACCGTACCTGTCCTTGAGGTTCTTAACATAAAGTTCCACTCTGTTTTTCAGTTCACCGTTCATGGGTGAAAGAAATATGTACTTGAGGAAGAAATAATCCCTGTGCACGCATTTGGCTTCCTCTTTCAGTTCTTCCTCAATACTGTCCTTATATTTATCGGAGTGGGAGAGCTCATGGTTCAGCCGTTCGCATAACAGCCAGATAGATATGTATTTATTCTCGAGTCCTTTTGGCGGGAAATAATACCCCAGCGCCGCATCTTCAAAGAATGCCCTGTTTAACACAAGCACGCTCACCCCGCCTGTTTCATACAAGGCCGAGTCCCAAGGCAGGTTCTCCGCCACACGCACAAGAAGCCCCTCATGTTTTCTAACATCGTTCCAGAAAGCATCGTATAGGTCCATAATTGCGGTTTGGTTATCATCATCCGCCTGAAGGCTCTTTAAAGCGGTCTCCCTGAAAAAGCCCATCGCTACCGCTAGCGTCTCCCTGACAATATGAGCGTCCCGGCCGGTTTTTTCCATGTATTTCAATGCTCTATATGGCTGGAAGTCTTCACATTTTCTGGCATCGTACTTCTTGCTGTCGTGCCCGAAAGCCACACCATCATACTTCTGAACGAACCTGAGGTCCTTATAACGGACTTTCCCGCTGCCCCTACGACCGGAATTGAACCTTTTGGGCAAACCAGCTTTACCCGCGCTATTATCCACAAGTGAAAAACTGAAAAAGCTCCCGCATTTATCGAGAAAATCCCTGCCGAAGACCTGTATGGGCTCCTCGAGACGGAATTTTCTGTCCAGAAGCCAGGGAACGAGGAATTCATCGACCACCTTCTTTCTTGCAACAGCGTCTTCTGGCAGGTATCCCCGGCGAACATAAAAGAAGAACGCGTCCCATGAAGTTATTTGTTCAACAGGTACTTTGAACTCTTCCGGTTGGTATAGCTGGCAGAAAAGCGACTGGCGCATCTCAAAGAAGACTTGCATATGCCCCTTTCCCTTGAAGGTGGGGTCATCTATCCCCATGAGCATCTTAACCGAGGTCTTTCCGTTCTCTTTTTCTATTGGTGAAACAGCATGTGCAATAAATGTATTGTCGACGTAAAAATACTCCACGAATTCATCGCAATCTCTCCCCGTTCCGGGATCTACCTGGAAAGATATATGCAGATGCTGATGACCACCTCTAGAGGTCTTGGCAATGTATGCCTGTTTCGTCTCGTTTTTAAGCACATCAAAGAAATGTTCTATGAAAAAACCCAGTGAATTGGGTTCATGACCTATGGGAAGGCCTTCCAGCGAGAGAAACTCAACGAGAGCATCCTTCCTCGAAAAGCTATAGTACTGGTGGTCGGCATCCTGCAGAAGCCTGGCCCTGTTCTTCAGAAATCTCTGCTTACGAGCTTCATCGGGATCAGATGCATCCAGCTTCAGGTG of the Candidatus Omnitrophota bacterium genome contains:
- a CDS encoding response regulator encodes the protein MTDKLIAIVDDDKEIQSLVSQYLTKDGFKAKGMDDAESLFAYLENTLPDLIILDLMLPGMNGFEVCKKLREKDRTTAIPIIILSGKAEESDKISGLDLGADDYVVKPFSVEELGARVRAVLRRRYSDLKENKIEVSPDLTIDLERYIVTSCGEEVDLTPTEFRILELLASRKGQVFTRERILDYLWGEEKVVVERTVDVHIRHLREKLGKTGEMIKNVRGIGYKLEEK
- a CDS encoding thiol peroxidase; the encoded protein is MERSDVITFKGQPLTLIGDEIKPGDDAPGFKLLDSDLNEVSLNDFSGKIKLLASVPSLDTPVCDLQIKRFNDEAVNLSKDIVVLFISMDLPFAQKRFCQTYEIKRVKTYSDHREASFGKAYGVLIKELRLLSRAVFVVNKENKVTYSQYVKEISSPPDYDNALEALGSVATE